Proteins encoded by one window of Bacillus sp. DTU_2020_1000418_1_SI_GHA_SEK_038:
- a CDS encoding FtsW/RodA/SpoVE family cell cycle protein, with protein sequence MLKKILKSYDYSLVIAVVLLSVFGLIMIYSASMVTAVQRWGYPSDFFYDKQKLHLILSAIAFTFMAIFPYKAMLSNKILVPMVFLSLAGLFAIYLFGHATNNAQSWFKFGTRSIQPSEFVKLTVIIYLSAVYAKKQSYINEFNKGVVPPLAYLFLACLFVAIQPDFGTAAIIFAIAAVIIFSSGMSYKNVLKLGTIGVLIVAPLVLIMKDKIFTKVRMGRIEAFQDPFQTDFGYHLVNSYLALGAGGIKGLGLGQSIQKLGYLPESHTDFIMAVIAEELGAFGVCFVLLLIGYIVLRGLYIGLKCMDPFGSLLAIGISSMIGIQSFVNLAGISGVIPLTGVPLPFISYGGSSILQLSLAMGILVNISMFVTYEQKYKGTAEKEQQKPYRNIPNQIYNYRK encoded by the coding sequence ATGTTAAAAAAAATCTTAAAATCATATGATTACTCTTTAGTTATTGCGGTTGTGCTTTTATCGGTTTTTGGCCTGATCATGATTTATAGTGCAAGTATGGTTACAGCTGTACAGCGCTGGGGATATCCAAGCGATTTTTTTTATGATAAGCAAAAGCTGCATCTTATTTTATCAGCAATTGCATTTACGTTTATGGCGATTTTTCCGTATAAAGCGATGTTAAGCAATAAAATTCTAGTACCAATGGTTTTCCTTTCATTAGCCGGCTTATTTGCTATCTATCTTTTTGGACATGCCACCAATAATGCTCAAAGCTGGTTTAAATTTGGCACCAGAAGTATTCAGCCTTCTGAATTTGTAAAACTCACAGTTATTATTTATCTATCAGCTGTTTATGCAAAGAAACAATCCTATATAAACGAGTTTAATAAGGGAGTAGTTCCCCCGCTTGCTTATTTGTTTCTAGCTTGCTTATTTGTAGCTATTCAGCCTGACTTTGGTACTGCCGCTATCATTTTTGCTATAGCAGCTGTAATTATTTTTTCTTCGGGAATGAGCTATAAGAATGTCTTGAAGCTTGGTACTATTGGAGTCTTAATTGTGGCACCTCTTGTCCTTATCATGAAGGATAAGATTTTTACAAAAGTACGTATGGGGCGTATTGAAGCATTCCAAGATCCATTTCAAACTGACTTTGGCTACCATTTAGTAAATTCATATCTAGCACTTGGTGCTGGAGGAATTAAAGGTTTAGGACTCGGCCAAAGCATTCAAAAGCTAGGATATTTACCAGAGTCCCATACTGACTTTATTATGGCCGTTATTGCTGAAGAACTTGGTGCTTTTGGTGTTTGTTTCGTATTACTCCTAATTGGATATATTGTTCTTCGAGGATTGTATATAGGGCTAAAATGCATGGATCCTTTTGGCAGTTTACTAGCAATAGGGATTTCTAGTATGATAGGAATTCAATCTTTTGTTAATCTAGCGGGAATATCAGGTGTTATTCCTTTAACTGGGGTTCCGCTTCCCTTTATAAGCTACGGAGGATCATCTATTTTGCAGCTTTCCTTAGCAATGGGGATTCTTGTCAATATTTCGATGTTTGTTACTTATGAACAAAAGTATAAAGGCACTGCAGAGAAAGAGCAGCAGAAGCCATACAGAAATATTCCTAATCAAATCTATAATTATCGTAAATAA
- the pyc gene encoding pyruvate carboxylase, with the protein MNRRINKVLVANRGEIAIRVFRACTELNIRTVAIYSKEDSGSYHRYKADEAYLIGEGKKPIDAYLDIDGIIEIAKNSDVDAIHPGYGFLSENIHFARRCEEEGIIFIGPKSRHLDMFGDKVKARTQAQLAEIPVIPGSDGPINGLEEVVSFGKNYGFPIIIKASLGGGGRGMRIVNNLEEVKESFERAKSEAKAAFGNDEVYVEKFIDKPKHIEVQIIGDKHGNIVHLYERDCSVQRRHQKVVEVAPCVSLSPKLRDEICEAAVRLMKKVDYINAGTVEFLVSGDEFYFIEVNPRVQVEHTITEMVTGIDIVQTQILVAEGHPLHSDVVGVPTQENIHVNGYAIQSRVTTEDPLNNFMPDTGKIMAYRSGGGFGVRLDAGNGFQGAVITPYYDSLLVKLSTQAMTFEQAAAKMVRNLQEFRIRGIKTNIPFLENVVKHEKFLKGEYDTSFIDKTPELFLFPKRKDRGTKMLSYIANVTVNGFPGIEKTKRPIFDQPRIPKISSEMQYQQGTKQILEQHGADGLVKWIKEQKEVLLTDTTFRDAHQSLLATRVRTNDIKQIAEPTAKLLPGLFSSEMWGGATFDVAYRFLKEDPWERLLALRERMPNILFQMLLRGANAVGYANYPDNVIREFVEKSSQAGIDVYRIFDSLNWVKGMEVAIDAVRQNGKIAEAAICYTGDITDPLRSKYNINYYKELAKELENQGAHILGLKDMAGLLKPQAAYQLISELKETVNIPIHLHTHDTSGNGIFMYAKAIEAGVDIVDVAVSSMAGLTSQPSANSLYYALEGTDRKPNINIDALEQLSYYWEDVRKYYRDFESGMISPHTEIYKHEMPGGQYSNLQQQAKGVGLGEKWDEVKEMYSRVNLMFGDIVKVTPSSKVVGDMALYMVQNQLTEEDVINKGMTLDFPDSVVELFEGYLGQPYGGFPKELQKVVLKNKEPITVRAGELLEDVDFEAMREKLFKELGRQVTSFDMLAYALYPKVFIDYTKTVEQFSDVSVLDTPTFLFGMRLGEEIEIEIETGKTLIVKLISIGQPQADGTRIVYFELNGQAREVVIKDESIKATVVSKIMADPHNESHIGASMPGTVIKVLVKKGEKVEKGDHLMITEAMKMETTVQAPFSGVIEDIYVSNGEAIQTGDLLIEISK; encoded by the coding sequence TTGAACCGTCGTATTAACAAAGTGTTAGTAGCTAATAGAGGTGAGATTGCTATCCGGGTATTTAGAGCATGTACTGAATTAAATATCCGTACAGTAGCCATATATTCGAAAGAGGACTCTGGATCCTATCATCGATATAAGGCAGATGAAGCCTATTTAATAGGAGAAGGGAAAAAACCAATCGATGCCTATCTTGATATCGATGGAATAATCGAAATTGCTAAAAATAGTGATGTGGATGCCATTCATCCCGGATATGGATTTTTATCCGAAAATATCCATTTTGCAAGACGATGTGAAGAAGAGGGTATCATATTTATTGGCCCGAAGTCTCGTCACTTAGATATGTTTGGAGACAAAGTTAAAGCAAGAACACAAGCACAGCTTGCAGAAATTCCTGTTATCCCAGGCAGTGATGGACCTATAAACGGTTTAGAAGAAGTAGTTAGCTTTGGAAAGAATTATGGATTTCCAATTATTATTAAAGCTTCTCTCGGTGGCGGCGGAAGAGGGATGAGAATTGTAAATAATCTTGAGGAAGTAAAGGAATCTTTTGAACGTGCAAAATCAGAAGCCAAGGCCGCTTTTGGCAATGATGAAGTTTATGTTGAGAAATTTATAGATAAGCCAAAGCATATAGAGGTTCAAATTATCGGAGATAAACACGGAAACATCGTTCATTTATATGAGAGGGACTGCTCCGTTCAACGCCGTCACCAAAAAGTAGTGGAGGTCGCTCCATGTGTATCTCTGTCTCCAAAACTAAGAGATGAGATTTGTGAGGCTGCAGTAAGATTGATGAAAAAGGTTGACTACATTAATGCAGGGACTGTTGAATTTCTAGTATCTGGTGATGAATTTTACTTTATTGAAGTGAATCCGCGTGTCCAAGTTGAGCATACAATCACCGAGATGGTTACGGGTATTGATATTGTTCAAACACAGATTTTAGTTGCCGAAGGTCATCCCCTTCATAGTGATGTGGTTGGAGTTCCAACGCAGGAAAATATACATGTAAATGGGTATGCCATTCAATCTCGTGTGACAACAGAAGATCCTTTAAATAATTTTATGCCTGATACTGGAAAGATTATGGCTTACCGATCTGGTGGAGGCTTTGGGGTTCGGCTTGATGCAGGTAATGGGTTTCAAGGTGCGGTCATAACACCTTACTATGACTCATTACTTGTGAAATTATCAACACAGGCAATGACTTTTGAGCAAGCTGCTGCCAAAATGGTTCGTAATCTTCAGGAATTTAGAATCCGTGGTATTAAAACAAATATTCCATTTTTAGAGAATGTAGTTAAACATGAAAAATTCCTTAAAGGGGAATACGATACCTCCTTTATAGACAAAACTCCAGAGTTGTTTCTGTTTCCAAAACGAAAAGACCGTGGAACTAAAATGCTCTCATATATTGCGAACGTGACAGTGAATGGTTTCCCAGGCATTGAAAAAACAAAACGACCAATATTTGACCAGCCAAGGATACCAAAAATTAGCAGTGAAATGCAATACCAGCAAGGAACGAAACAAATTTTAGAACAACATGGAGCAGATGGCCTTGTTAAATGGATTAAAGAACAGAAGGAAGTACTTCTTACTGATACAACATTCCGTGATGCACATCAATCATTATTAGCTACCCGTGTTCGAACAAACGATATTAAACAAATTGCTGAACCAACTGCTAAATTATTGCCAGGTTTGTTTTCTTCTGAAATGTGGGGAGGAGCTACATTTGATGTCGCTTACCGCTTCCTGAAAGAGGACCCATGGGAAAGATTGTTGGCATTAAGAGAAAGAATGCCTAATATCTTATTCCAAATGCTTCTAAGAGGAGCTAATGCTGTAGGCTATGCGAATTATCCTGACAATGTTATTCGTGAATTCGTTGAGAAGTCTTCACAGGCTGGAATCGATGTGTACAGAATTTTCGATAGCCTTAACTGGGTTAAAGGGATGGAAGTAGCCATTGATGCAGTACGTCAGAATGGGAAAATTGCTGAAGCAGCTATTTGTTATACAGGTGATATAACCGACCCTCTAAGGTCGAAATATAATATTAATTATTATAAAGAGTTAGCTAAAGAACTTGAGAATCAGGGTGCGCATATTTTAGGACTTAAGGATATGGCCGGCTTATTAAAGCCACAGGCAGCCTATCAGTTAATTTCTGAATTAAAAGAAACGGTTAATATTCCAATTCATCTTCATACACATGATACAAGCGGAAATGGCATATTTATGTACGCAAAAGCAATTGAGGCTGGAGTTGATATCGTTGATGTTGCTGTTAGTTCAATGGCGGGATTAACCTCACAGCCAAGTGCCAATTCCTTATATTATGCATTAGAGGGTACCGACCGAAAACCAAATATAAATATTGATGCTTTAGAACAATTATCTTACTATTGGGAAGATGTAAGAAAATACTATCGAGATTTCGAAAGCGGTATGATTTCTCCGCATACAGAAATCTATAAGCATGAAATGCCAGGTGGTCAGTATAGTAATCTTCAGCAGCAAGCTAAAGGTGTAGGGCTTGGGGAAAAATGGGATGAAGTGAAGGAAATGTATTCACGTGTAAACCTTATGTTTGGTGATATTGTAAAGGTTACACCATCTTCTAAGGTTGTTGGAGATATGGCCCTATATATGGTTCAAAATCAATTAACAGAAGAAGATGTTATTAATAAAGGGATGACTTTAGATTTTCCAGATTCTGTTGTAGAGCTATTTGAAGGATATCTTGGGCAGCCATATGGCGGATTTCCAAAAGAACTTCAAAAGGTAGTCTTGAAAAATAAAGAGCCTATTACAGTTCGTGCTGGGGAGCTTTTAGAAGACGTAGACTTCGAAGCAATGAGAGAAAAGCTTTTCAAAGAGCTTGGCAGACAAGTGACGAGCTTTGACATGCTCGCATATGCCCTTTACCCAAAGGTTTTTATAGACTATACAAAAACAGTAGAGCAATTTTCCGATGTCTCTGTCCTTGATACTCCAACCTTTTTATTTGGTATGAGATTAGGTGAAGAGATTGAGATAGAAATTGAGACTGGAAAAACATTAATCGTAAAGCTTATATCAATCGGGCAGCCACAAGCGGATGGAACAAGAATTGTCTATTTTGAATTGAATGGGCAGGCTCGTGAAGTTGTTATTAAGGATGAAAGTATTAAAGCGACAGTAGTTTCAAAAATAATGGCAGATCCACATAATGAAAGCCATATCGGAGCATCGATGCCGGGAACGGTTATTAAGGTATTAGTTAAAAAGGGAGAAAAGGTTGAAAAAGGCGATCATTTAATGATCACAGAAGCCATGAAAATGGAAACAACCGTACAAGCTCCGTTTTCTGGAGTAATTGAAGATATTTATGTTTCAAATGGGGAAGCCATTCAAACAGGGGATCTGCTAATAGAAATTTCTAAATAA
- the coxB gene encoding cytochrome c oxidase subunit II, protein MKRLAKWRLVSLFTILALILSACGNANLSTLQPAGEVAQKQYDLMVLSTAIMVGVIAIVAVIFIIVLVKFRRKDEKIPKQVEGSHALEIIWTVIPILLVLVLAVPTVSATFKLADVSPMERINEDGKTDALVVNVRANLYWWEFEYPNEEIITSQDLVVPTDERVYFNLIASDVKHSFWIPAVGGKLDTNTDNVNKFWLEFDDEKSSDVNNVFYGKCAELCGPSHALMDFKVKAVPRAEFDQWVSDMQSVKEPIQATTATAQAGQEIFNQSCIGCHAVTPANTTPEAARLAPNLTNFGEREKIAGFLDHTEEDLKNWLADPEKYKPGNKMTNTYTGSGPNGELTDDELEALTEYLMGLKVQGK, encoded by the coding sequence ATGAAAAGGCTTGCAAAATGGCGTCTTGTTTCGTTGTTTACGATTCTAGCGCTGATACTTTCTGCATGCGGTAATGCGAATTTATCTACTTTACAGCCTGCAGGTGAGGTTGCACAAAAACAATATGATTTGATGGTGCTAAGTACTGCAATTATGGTAGGGGTAATAGCAATTGTAGCAGTGATTTTCATTATTGTTTTGGTGAAATTCCGTCGTAAGGACGAAAAAATTCCAAAGCAGGTTGAAGGAAGTCATGCATTAGAAATTATTTGGACAGTTATTCCAATTTTATTAGTTCTCGTTCTAGCTGTTCCAACAGTATCAGCTACATTTAAATTAGCTGATGTGTCTCCAATGGAAAGGATAAATGAAGATGGCAAAACAGATGCACTTGTTGTAAATGTACGCGCCAACTTATATTGGTGGGAATTTGAATATCCAAACGAAGAAATTATTACAAGCCAAGATCTTGTTGTACCAACGGATGAAAGGGTCTACTTTAACCTAATCGCTTCAGATGTTAAGCATTCCTTCTGGATTCCTGCTGTTGGAGGAAAGCTTGATACTAACACAGATAACGTGAATAAATTCTGGCTGGAATTTGATGATGAGAAATCATCTGATGTAAATAATGTTTTTTATGGTAAATGTGCTGAGCTTTGCGGTCCGTCACATGCCTTAATGGATTTCAAAGTGAAAGCAGTTCCGAGAGCTGAATTCGATCAATGGGTAAGTGATATGCAAAGTGTTAAAGAGCCTATCCAGGCTACTACTGCTACTGCTCAAGCCGGACAAGAAATCTTTAATCAAAGCTGTATCGGATGTCATGCAGTAACTCCTGCAAACACAACTCCAGAGGCAGCAAGATTAGCTCCAAACTTAACAAACTTTGGTGAGCGTGAGAAAATTGCTGGTTTCTTAGATCATACAGAAGAGGATTTAAAGAACTGGCTGGCAGATCCTGAAAAGTATAAGCCAGGTAATAAAATGACTAATACTTATACTGGTTCTGGTCCTAATGGTGAATTAACGGATGATGAATTAGAAGCATTAACTGAATATCTGATGGGATTAAAAGTTCAGGGGAAATAG
- a CDS encoding heme A synthase, with amino-acid sequence MQRSLKWFAVLTTIGMLLVLLGGALVTKTDSGMGCGNSWPLCHGEILPKNITPELVIELAHRVVSGGVGIMVLILSVWTWRSIGQIRETKFLSITSFFFLVLQGLIGAAAVKWGQSDFVLALHFGISLISFATVLLLTLLIFEVDKKFEAEKIVLDSRMKKHIIGISIYSYIVVYTGALVRHVNASLVCRDWPLCINSSLTLPANMHEWVQMGHRAAAGIIFLWIAYITYLAVKHYKDQKVIYWGWIISFILVTLQVIAGALVVLSKLNLYIALAHAFFISCLFGVLSYFILLSSRSKRNALSLEKVKDDNKLPSTPPITAQ; translated from the coding sequence TTGCAACGATCACTTAAATGGTTCGCTGTATTAACAACAATCGGGATGCTGTTAGTCCTTTTAGGCGGAGCTCTTGTAACAAAAACAGACTCTGGAATGGGGTGCGGGAATTCTTGGCCGCTCTGCCATGGTGAAATTTTGCCAAAGAATATAACACCTGAATTAGTTATTGAACTTGCCCATAGGGTAGTTTCGGGTGGCGTAGGGATCATGGTTCTAATCCTTTCTGTTTGGACATGGCGCTCTATCGGTCAAATTCGTGAAACTAAGTTTCTGTCTATAACTTCTTTCTTTTTCCTAGTCCTTCAAGGTTTAATCGGGGCTGCAGCTGTTAAATGGGGACAATCCGATTTTGTTCTTGCCTTGCATTTCGGTATTTCATTAATTTCCTTTGCTACGGTTCTGCTGCTTACTCTTCTCATTTTTGAAGTTGATAAAAAGTTTGAAGCCGAAAAAATTGTCCTTGACAGTCGAATGAAAAAGCATATTATCGGCATTTCAATATACAGCTATATTGTCGTTTATACAGGAGCTCTTGTTAGACACGTTAACGCAAGTTTAGTGTGCAGAGATTGGCCGCTATGCATAAATAGTTCTTTAACCCTGCCTGCAAATATGCACGAATGGGTACAAATGGGGCATCGTGCTGCAGCAGGGATCATTTTTTTATGGATTGCCTATATTACCTATCTTGCTGTTAAACACTACAAAGATCAAAAAGTTATTTACTGGGGCTGGATAATCTCCTTTATTCTAGTCACTCTACAAGTGATCGCAGGCGCCTTAGTTGTATTATCGAAATTAAATTTATATATAGCACTTGCACATGCTTTCTTTATTTCCTGTTTATTTGGTGTTTTAAGCTACTTTATTCTACTATCCTCCCGCAGCAAGAGGAATGCTCTCTCACTTGAGAAGGTAAAAGATGATAACAAGCTCCCTTCAACACCGCCAATTACAGCGCAGTGA
- the cyoE gene encoding heme o synthase, with amino-acid sequence MSNSRAFIDAGLENSSESLENDVPRTTVWEDFLSLIKIGIVNSNLITTFTGLWLALHFTGKGFLNNLDIVLYTLIGSSLIIAGSCALNNYIDRDIDPYMERTKNRPTVTGRVSPARVAILSFLLIGIGTGLLLLTTITAALIGLVGVFSYIVLYTIWSKRRYVSNTIIGSISGAAPPLIGWAAVDANLDIMAWGLFLIMFFWQPPHFYALAMRRCEEYRAANVPMLPVVKGFRRTKISIYLWVAGLLPLPFLLPELGLPFLILAAVLNIGWIATGIYARKYNDDMKWATLMFVYSLQYLTIMFVAMVIITLI; translated from the coding sequence ATGTCTAACTCGAGGGCCTTCATTGATGCTGGTTTAGAAAACAGCAGTGAAAGCCTGGAAAATGATGTGCCAAGGACAACAGTCTGGGAGGATTTTTTATCACTGATTAAGATTGGGATTGTAAACTCCAATTTAATTACAACCTTCACAGGTTTATGGCTTGCACTTCACTTTACAGGAAAAGGCTTTTTGAATAATTTGGATATTGTTCTTTATACTTTAATAGGATCATCTTTAATTATAGCTGGCTCATGTGCACTCAATAATTATATTGATCGAGATATAGATCCTTATATGGAAAGAACGAAGAATAGGCCAACGGTAACTGGAAGGGTTTCACCTGCCAGAGTGGCAATATTAAGCTTTTTGTTAATCGGTATTGGTACAGGATTGCTTTTACTCACTACTATAACTGCAGCATTGATCGGTTTAGTAGGAGTATTCAGTTATATTGTTCTATATACAATTTGGTCAAAACGGAGATACGTCTCAAACACTATTATTGGAAGTATTTCTGGTGCCGCACCTCCACTTATCGGTTGGGCTGCAGTTGATGCGAATCTTGACATCATGGCATGGGGATTGTTTTTAATTATGTTTTTCTGGCAGCCACCTCACTTTTATGCGCTTGCAATGAGGAGATGTGAAGAATATCGTGCAGCTAATGTACCAATGCTTCCTGTAGTTAAAGGGTTTAGAAGAACAAAAATCTCTATTTACTTATGGGTTGCAGGATTGTTGCCTCTTCCGTTTTTACTTCCGGAATTAGGGCTTCCATTTCTGATTCTTGCAGCTGTATTAAATATTGGCTGGATTGCAACAGGAATTTATGCCAGGAAATATAATGATGATATGAAATGGGCTACATTAATGTTTGTATATTCACTACAATATCTGACTATTATGTTTGTAGCTATGGTAATTATCACATTAATATAA
- the ctaD gene encoding cytochrome c oxidase subunit I: protein MVSTIAQKKGFGAVLWDYLTTVDHKKIAHLYLFAGGFFFLLGGIEAMVIRIQLIKPNNDFVSAGLFNEMLTMHGTTMIFLAAMPLLLGFMNAVMPLQIGARDVAFPFLNSLGFWLFFFGGVFLNLSWFLGGAPDAGWTSYASLSLASEGHGIDFYVLGLQISGFGTLMGGINFLVTIINMRAPGMTYMRMPMFTWTTFVASSLILFAFPPLTVSIFLLMFDRMFGSNFFDASMGGNTIIWEHFFWIFGHPEVYILILPAFGIFSEIFSVFARKRLFGYSSMVFATVLIGFLGFMVWAHHMFTTGLGPIANAIFAVATMAIAVPTGIKIFNWLFTLWGGSITFTTPMLYAVAFIPSFLMGGVTGVMLGAAAADYQYHDTYFVVAHFHYVIVGGVVFALLAGTHFYWPKMFGTMLNEFLGKITFVLFFIGFHLTFFIQHFLGLWGMPRRIFTFLPGQGLETGNFVSTIGAFFMAIAVVIMLFNIVMTSVKNVKVGNDPWGDGRTLEWAISSPPPYYNFKQLPLVRGLDAYWIEKMEGKKGMVPAEPLGDIHMPNNSFIPFMISLGLFVAAFGAMYQADEGNTWGIPVLILGLVITFGSMLVRSLKDDHGYHIHKEELIDDMDDNNKGVKA, encoded by the coding sequence ATTGTGAGTACCATTGCACAAAAAAAAGGTTTTGGCGCGGTTCTTTGGGATTACTTAACTACTGTAGACCATAAGAAAATTGCACACCTTTATCTTTTTGCTGGCGGATTCTTCTTTCTTCTTGGTGGAATAGAAGCTATGGTTATCCGAATCCAGTTAATAAAACCAAATAATGATTTTGTAAGTGCAGGTTTATTTAATGAAATGCTAACAATGCACGGAACAACGATGATATTTCTGGCCGCGATGCCATTGCTTTTAGGATTTATGAACGCCGTCATGCCCCTCCAAATTGGAGCTCGTGACGTAGCATTCCCTTTCCTTAACTCTTTAGGGTTTTGGTTATTCTTCTTTGGTGGAGTGTTTCTGAACCTTTCATGGTTCTTAGGAGGAGCACCAGATGCTGGGTGGACTTCCTATGCATCTTTATCACTTGCATCCGAAGGCCATGGGATAGACTTCTATGTACTTGGATTACAAATTTCTGGTTTTGGTACACTTATGGGGGGAATTAACTTCCTTGTAACCATTATTAACATGCGTGCGCCGGGAATGACTTATATGCGTATGCCAATGTTTACATGGACGACTTTTGTTGCTTCATCGTTAATTCTATTTGCTTTTCCTCCATTAACAGTAAGTATCTTTTTACTAATGTTTGACCGTATGTTCGGTTCTAATTTCTTTGATGCTTCAATGGGCGGAAATACAATCATTTGGGAGCATTTCTTCTGGATCTTCGGACATCCAGAGGTGTATATCTTAATTTTGCCGGCTTTCGGTATTTTCTCAGAGATTTTTTCTGTATTCGCACGAAAGCGTCTTTTCGGTTATTCATCAATGGTATTTGCTACCGTTTTAATTGGTTTCTTAGGATTCATGGTATGGGCTCACCATATGTTTACAACAGGGTTAGGTCCAATTGCTAATGCGATCTTTGCAGTAGCTACAATGGCAATTGCGGTTCCGACAGGAATTAAAATTTTCAACTGGTTATTTACGCTTTGGGGCGGAAGCATTACATTTACAACACCGATGCTTTATGCCGTTGCATTTATTCCTTCCTTCCTAATGGGTGGAGTAACTGGGGTAATGCTCGGTGCAGCTGCAGCGGATTATCAGTACCATGATACTTACTTCGTTGTTGCTCATTTCCACTATGTAATTGTTGGTGGGGTTGTGTTTGCTTTACTTGCAGGAACACATTTTTACTGGCCTAAAATGTTTGGAACTATGCTAAATGAATTCCTTGGAAAAATTACATTCGTACTATTCTTCATAGGATTCCATTTAACATTCTTTATCCAGCATTTCTTAGGATTATGGGGAATGCCACGACGCATTTTCACATTCCTACCGGGTCAAGGTCTTGAAACTGGAAACTTTGTAAGTACAATCGGGGCATTCTTTATGGCTATTGCTGTTGTTATCATGTTATTCAACATTGTTATGACTAGTGTGAAGAATGTAAAGGTTGGCAATGATCCTTGGGGTGACGGCCGTACACTTGAGTGGGCAATTTCGTCTCCGCCTCCATACTATAACTTTAAACAACTTCCGCTTGTTCGTGGTCTTGATGCATATTGGATCGAGAAGATGGAAGGCAAAAAAGGCATGGTGCCTGCTGAGCCGCTAGGTGATATTCATATGCCAAATAATTCATTTATTCCTTTCATGATTTCACTAGGCTTGTTCGTTGCAGCATTTGGTGCAATGTATCAGGCAGATGAAGGTAATACATGGGGTATTCCAGTATTAATTCTTGGCTTAGTGATTACTTTTGGTTCAATGCTTGTACGTTCATTAAAAGATGATCATGGATATCATATTCATAAAGAAGAGTTAATTGATGATATGGACGATAACAATAAGGGGGTTAAGGCATAA